A region of the Acidobacteriota bacterium genome:
GGCTGGCCCAGAGCCGGGTGCCGTCGCCGGAAACTCCCAGGGCCTTGGGGCCGGGGCCGAGGGTGAGAGTGCCGGTCGAAGCCCGGGTGACGGCGTCGAAGCGCCGCACCTCTCCTCCACCCTCCAGGCTGACGAAGGCGGTGCTGCCATCGGCGCTGAAGGCGATGCTCGAGGGGGCGCTGCCGTAGCCCAGTTCGAGAGTCGCCAGGCCGGCGCCGCTGGTCTCGTCGAGGATGCGGATGCGGTCGGCGTCGTGGCACACCACCCAGATCTCGCCCTGGGCCGAGCGCGCCAAGCTGCGGGGATCGGCGCACACCGGGACCTCCATCAGCACCGCCAGGCTGTCCGCGTTCACCGCTGTCACCGTGTCATTGTCCGGGTTGACGGTCCACACCCGCCGGCCGCCATCGTCGCAGATCACCGGCGCGCTCTGGGTCGGCCGCGGCCCCGCCGGCACCGTCAACACCGTCGTCGTGCGGGTGGCGGTGGCCAGAGAGCCGCTGGGGTCCCGCACCTGCACCGTCGCCTGGAAGTGGCCGCTGGTGGCGTAGACGTGGGCCGCGGAGGCGGAGCTGGACCAGGCGGTGCGAGGAGAGCCGTCGCCGAAATCGAAGCGGTACTCCACCGAATCCATGTCCGGGTCGCTGGCGGTGGCGGCGAAGGTGACGCTCTGCCCCGGCGCCGCGGGGTGCACCGAGGCGGTGAAGCCGTTCACCACCGGCGACTGGTTGCCACCCACCGCTGAGCCGGTGGAAAAGGTGAAGGAATAGCCCTCCATGCCGTTGCCCGCGGCATCCTTGATGCCGCCCGCCGGCAACACCACCTCGTAGGTCGTATCCGGCAGCAGCGGCACGTCGGGGGTGAAGGTGAGGATGTCGTCGAAGGCGTAGACGAGACGCCCGCTGATAGCGCTGCCCCCCAGGGGCCGGACGATGAAGGTCAGCCCGTTGATCAAGGTCGGGGTTTCCAAGGTCTCGTGGATCAGCAGGCTGATGGGCGCCCCCAGAGGATAATTGGCGCGCCCCGCCTGGGGGATGTGGTAGCCCACCGACGGCCCACGGGTGTCGGGATCCGCCTGATGCGCCCAGATGGCCATGCCCTGGTTGGAGCCGATGCCGCCGGTGACCAGCAGATTGCCCAGGGGCAGGAGGAACTGGCTGGTGTTGACGCCGGTGCCGCCATCGTTGGGCCGGGTGGCGTTGGCGCCATCGAGGAAGAGCACCGACTCCAGGCTGCGCATATCCACCTTGTGGCCGCCCATGAAGGCGTACTCGTCCTGGAATTGGATGTACATGGACTCGTCCCCGGGGAGAGGCTTGTCGGTGACGAAGGTGAGGTTGGTGGGATCGGTGGCGTCCACCACCCGGAAGCCGTTGCCGTTGCTGCGGTACGGAAAGACCACGTAGAGCTTGCCGTCACCGCCCCACAGCTCGGGCCAGTAGCCGCCGGCACCGCCGGTGGTGAGGACGTCCAGCAGCACCGGGTTGGTGGGATCGCTGATGTCGTAGGTGGCAACGCCGGTGCGGCTCTGGTCGGAGGCGAAGATGAGCAGATCGCCGAGGATGAAGGGATGTCCCACGACGCCGGTGAGCCCCAGATGATCCCACTCCGCCAGCCGCGTACCGTCGAGCTCGAGGATGGCGTTGCCGGAGATCTCTCCATAGCTCCAATAGGTCGGCCCGGCGTACCACGGCTGGAAGAGCTGACCCCGGACGCCGGCTCCCTGGAGCCCCGGGAATTCGGTGCGCTGGACGCTCCCCGGAGCCAGCGCCCGGAAGGACCACGGCGCCTCCGGCGGCCAGTTGGGGCCGATGATCAGATAGTCGCCGCTTTTGAAATAGCCGTGGGCGTTGATGGGCATGGGGGAAATGCCCAGCTGATCGAGCTCCACCGGGTTGGTGGGATCGGCGAGGTCCCAGGTGCGCACCTGGAAGTCGGAGCCGGGAGCGCTGGAGGGGAGCTCGGGGACGGTGAAGAGGATCCCGTTGTGATAGGCGATGATGGCGGTGCGCCCCTGGGTCGGAGCGTTGAGCCCACTGAGCAGGGTCCCGGGAGTCTGAGGAACGTTGGGGAAGCCCGGAACCACCGGCGGCTGGGCGATCAGGGGATCGGCCAACGGAAAGGCCACCAGGGCCGCGACGAGCAGTAGAGCGAGACCGAGAACAGGTCCAGAAGCGATGCGCATGAGATCCTCCCCAACGCGATGAGCACCGTGACCGCGGCCTGGTGGGCCGTGCTGCTGGGGGGGCGCGCAGCCTCTGGCTAGGGACTCGAATTAAATAGCGAGATCACTATATTACAAGCGCTCCCCTCCTCGCTACTTCTGACCCGATCAGCCGGCAGCGTCCCGGGGCGAGTGCTGCGAAAACTCTGAGGCACCCTCAGGATCGGGCGCCGAATCAGAATCAGGCAGAGCATCGGGAATCTCCTCCTCGAAGCGCACCAGGGGCCGGTAGCGGGCCGCCAGCGCCAGCCCGCCGAGGATCAAACCGCCAATGAGCACGAAGAGCAAACCGATCCCCCGCCCCGGCCCCACCCCGATGAGCGCGCCCAGGGAGGGTGCCAGAGCCCCGTCGGCGGCCATCAGGGGCTCGAAGACGAAGTCCGCCAAGGGACCGGCGAGGAGGAAGGCCAAGGGCATGGCGGACCAGGCGATGAGCTGGCGCACGGCGAACACCCGTCCCTGAAGATCCAGCGGCACCTTGCGTTGCCAGAGCGTGCGACTGGAGGCCAAGATGATGGGCTCGCAGAAGGTGAACACGGAGGCGGCGCCGGCGATGAGCACCAGATTCGGACGGGCGCCGCCGAGCAGCAGGATCAACCCCTGCACCAGGAAGCACAGCAGAATGGCCCGGATGATTCGCCGCGGGCCACCCCACACGCTCATCAACACCCCGCCCAAAACCATGCCGCCGGTGGCTACCGCCAGCACCCGGCCCAGCTCTTCGGCAGTTCCGAAGGTCAGCACCAGGGGCGTCAACAAGGCCTGCACCATGCCGAAGCTGAAATTGGCCAGGGTGAAGAGCAGCAGCAGCCCGAGCATGCCGCGCCGCGCCGAGACATAGGTCCAGCCGGTCCAGGCCTCCCGGAGTATCGAACCGCGGTCTTTGCTGCCTTCCTCGCTGGCCGGAGGCCGGGGAATGCGCACGAAGAGCAGACAGCTCACCGCGAAGACGAAAGTGGCGATGTCGATGAGCATGATTCCGGCGAGCCCCAGGTCGGCGATCAGGGCGCCGGCGGCCAGGGGCGCCGCCAGCAGCGCCCCGGCGCTGCCCATCTCCACCAAGCCGTTGGCGCGGCTGAGGTGCTTTCTGGGCACCAGCTGCGGGGTCGCCGCCGCGAAGGCCGGTCCCTGCAGGGAGGCGAACGTCGCGCTGAGAGCCACCAGCGGGTAGATATGCCACACCTCCAGGTTCCCCCGGGCGGCCAGCACGGCCAGCACGATGGTGCCCACGCCGGCTCCCAGATCACTCAAAACCATCACCCAGCGGCGGTCCCAGCGGTCCGCCAGCACCCCGGAGACCGGCGCCAAGACGATCCCCGGAACCACTGCGAAGAAGGAAATGAGGGCGAATTCCGTGGCGGAGCCGTTGCGCTGAAAGACCCACACGCCGAGGGCGAAGGCGGTGAGGTGAGAGCCGAAGAGGGAAACCACCTGCCCGATGGCGATGAGAAGAAACGTCCTGAAGCTTCGCCCCTTCCCGCTCCCGAGGAACGGATCACGACTCAAGCTCCGTCCTCGGGCGGCGAGCCCTTGGGGGAAGGACCCGCGGCGGAACGACTCCCGCCGGCTTCGCCGTCGGCGCCCAGAACGTCGGAGAAGGCGGTGTCCAGGATTTCCAGCCCCATCTCCAACGAAGGCTCGTCGATGGTCAGCGGCGGTAGGAGCTTGACCACCTGCTCCTCGGCGCCGCAGGTCTCCACCACCAGGCCTCGCTCAAAGGCCGCCCGGGAGACGCGCCCCGCGACCTCCGCCGGAGTGCAGGGAATGCCCTGCAACAGGCCCCTACCCCGGGGCGGACCGCAGGCCTCCGTATAACGCCGATGGATCAGCGCGAGCCGCCGGCGCACGATCTCTGCGGCGGCTTCCACCGCCTTCTGCAGCTCCTCGCCGCGCCAGAAATCCAACGCCGCCCGAGCCCCGACGAAGGCCAGATTGAATCCGCGGAAGGTGCCGTTGTGCTCTCCCGGCTTCCAGCAATCCAGCTCCCGGCGCATCAGCACTAGAGCCATGGGCAGGCCGTAGCCACTGATGGACTTGGACAGGCAGACGATATCCGGCACGATCCCCGCCGGCTCGAAGCTGAAGAACGGCCCGGTGCGGCCGCAGCCCGCCTGGATGTCGTCGACGATGAGCAGGATCCGGTGCTTCGCCAGCAGCACCGCGAGCCGCCGCAGCCAATCCCAGCTGGCGGGATGGACACCGCCTTCCGCCTGGACGGTTTCGAGGATCGCCGC
Encoded here:
- a CDS encoding PKD domain-containing protein gives rise to the protein MRIASGPVLGLALLLVAALVAFPLADPLIAQPPVVPGFPNVPQTPGTLLSGLNAPTQGRTAIIAYHNGILFTVPELPSSAPGSDFQVRTWDLADPTNPVELDQLGISPMPINAHGYFKSGDYLIIGPNWPPEAPWSFRALAPGSVQRTEFPGLQGAGVRGQLFQPWYAGPTYWSYGEISGNAILELDGTRLAEWDHLGLTGVVGHPFILGDLLIFASDQSRTGVATYDISDPTNPVLLDVLTTGGAGGYWPELWGGDGKLYVVFPYRSNGNGFRVVDATDPTNLTFVTDKPLPGDESMYIQFQDEYAFMGGHKVDMRSLESVLFLDGANATRPNDGGTGVNTSQFLLPLGNLLVTGGIGSNQGMAIWAHQADPDTRGPSVGYHIPQAGRANYPLGAPISLLIHETLETPTLINGLTFIVRPLGGSAISGRLVYAFDDILTFTPDVPLLPDTTYEVVLPAGGIKDAAGNGMEGYSFTFSTGSAVGGNQSPVVNGFTASVHPAAPGQSVTFAATASDPDMDSVEYRFDFGDGSPRTAWSSSASAAHVYATSGHFQATVQVRDPSGSLATATRTTTVLTVPAGPRPTQSAPVICDDGGRRVWTVNPDNDTVTAVNADSLAVLMEVPVCADPRSLARSAQGEIWVVCHDADRIRILDETSGAGLATLELGYGSAPSSIAFSADGSTAFVSLEGGGEVRRFDAVTRASTGTLTLGPGPKALGVSGDGTRLWAS
- a CDS encoding MFS transporter encodes the protein MSRDPFLGSGKGRSFRTFLLIAIGQVVSLFGSHLTAFALGVWVFQRNGSATEFALISFFAVVPGIVLAPVSGVLADRWDRRWVMVLSDLGAGVGTIVLAVLAARGNLEVWHIYPLVALSATFASLQGPAFAAATPQLVPRKHLSRANGLVEMGSAGALLAAPLAAGALIADLGLAGIMLIDIATFVFAVSCLLFVRIPRPPASEEGSKDRGSILREAWTGWTYVSARRGMLGLLLLFTLANFSFGMVQALLTPLVLTFGTAEELGRVLAVATGGMVLGGVLMSVWGGPRRIIRAILLCFLVQGLILLLGGARPNLVLIAGAASVFTFCEPIILASSRTLWQRKVPLDLQGRVFAVRQLIAWSAMPLAFLLAGPLADFVFEPLMAADGALAPSLGALIGVGPGRGIGLLFVLIGGLILGGLALAARYRPLVRFEEEIPDALPDSDSAPDPEGASEFSQHSPRDAAG
- the ectB gene encoding diaminobutyrate--2-oxoglutarate transaminase, which encodes MSLEIFDRLESEVRGYCRMFPDLFERAAGARLYTHDGREYLDFFSGAGALSYGHNHPRIQRALIDYLEAGGVTHALDMSTVAKRDFIRTFEAVILQPRGLDYKVQFPGPTGTNAVEAALKLARKVTGRSNVLCFTNGYHGMTLGALAVTGNSTNRAAAGVALGNTVAMPFDGYFGHGIDTLEYLETYLQDASSGLDKPAAAILETVQAEGGVHPASWDWLRRLAVLLAKHRILLIVDDIQAGCGRTGPFFSFEPAGIVPDIVCLSKSISGYGLPMALVLMRRELDCWKPGEHNGTFRGFNLAFVGARAALDFWRGEELQKAVEAAAEIVRRRLALIHRRYTEACGPPRGRGLLQGIPCTPAEVAGRVSRAAFERGLVVETCGAEEQVVKLLPPLTIDEPSLEMGLEILDTAFSDVLGADGEAGGSRSAAGPSPKGSPPEDGA